Within the Elusimicrobiota bacterium genome, the region GGCTCACGCAGACGGATGGATCGCCTGGACGCCGGCCGTCAGGTCGCTTCCTGCCCGCCAGGAGAACGTCCGCACCGGGTTCCTGACGCGGGACGAGATGGCTCGGCTGTTCGCGGCCGTCGTCGACCCCGACCTGCGCGACTTCCTCGAGTTCTTCGGTGCGACGGCGATGCGTCCGGCCGAGATCGGGTCCCTGCGCTGGACCTCGTGGGATCAGAAGGCCGGCGTCGTGCGCCTGGAGGCGTCGGGGGCGAAGATCGGGCACTCCCGAGTCCTCCCCGTCGTCGGGACCGTCAAGGCCGTCCTGGCCCGCCGCAAGGCCCGCAAGGCGTTCGGCTGCCCGTTCATCTTCCACAACGCCGGGAAGGCCGCGACGCGCAGTAACGGCGGCGTCTCCAAGGGCTGGTACGGCGAATGGTCGAGGGCACTGGAGGCGGCGAAGCTCCCGGCCTCGCTCCTGATCTACGACCTGCGGCGCTCGGCGATCCGGGTCCTGCGGGATGCCGGCGTTCCCGAGCGGACGATCATGTCGATCTCTGGGCACCGGACCCGGTCGACGTTCGACCGCTACTCGATCGTGACCTCAGCTGACATCGCGGACGCGCTCCGGATGGTCTCCGGCTACCCCGAAGACGGACAGAACACGGACGACTCGCAGGAGAAGGCGCGTTGAAAGCCGACGGAGGGTTCCTTCGACTCCCACACGCTTCCGCCATTGATGTCCCCGGGTGCGATGGTCGACCACGTGAACACAGTGACTTAGAGGGTATCGCAGGGACGGGTGAGGCGCCCGTTTCGCACCCCAACACGGACAAAAAGGCGGACAGCGGCCGGCGCGTGACCCTCACCCTCCGCGACTACCAGGGCCGCGAGGGC harbors:
- a CDS encoding site-specific integrase produces the protein MTPYGDGRVFKRGSRWWIAYYAPVRGRIREVREAGGKTEQEARRTLAKRVREVLAHREGFRPYTGPDASRMTVKRIVEAYLVGAESRGLRSIRPLQSHAKVLILEIGHERITTITTETVSRYVAARKRAKAAVATINRELELLRASVRQAHADGWIAWTPAVRSLPARQENVRTGFLTRDEMARLFAAVVDPDLRDFLEFFGATAMRPAEIGSLRWTSWDQKAGVVRLEASGAKIGHSRVLPVVGTVKAVLARRKARKAFGCPFIFHNAGKAATRSNGGVSKGWYGEWSRALEAAKLPASLLIYDLRRSAIRVLRDAGVPERTIMSISGHRTRSTFDRYSIVTSADIADALRMVSGYPEDGQNTDDSQEKAR